One part of the Mytilus trossulus isolate FHL-02 chromosome 11, PNRI_Mtr1.1.1.hap1, whole genome shotgun sequence genome encodes these proteins:
- the LOC134691234 gene encoding receptor-binding cancer antigen expressed on SiSo cells-like — translation MFKVVWNIIKSIFCFIFRIFSPLKRLICRRKRRDSDTILPLTNHYTIPEDFTTIPSNQSELQAWDSWEADESKQKYNQNGRNYPHANQRQISHEEEPEPDYFTDMVPKIKKQKKVFIGGNKNSNKSSNMFAVSNDGPIVTGSELGAWDDTQTTGWEGEGNEDLSTQADAELREKRRQERLYQQQKKKQERDSSKGLRKDKHLTAVKLS, via the exons ATGTTCAAAGTTGTGTGGAATATAATTAagtcaatattttgtttcatattccGTATATTTTCTCCATTAAAGAGATTAATCTGTAGAAGAAAAAGAAGAGATTCTGATACTATTTTACCATTAACTAATCATTACACAATACCAGAGGACTTTACTACAATACCAAGTAATCAG TCTGAACTTCAAGCTTGGGATAGCTGGGAAGCTGatgaaagcaaacaaaaatataatcagAATGGGAGGAACTATCCACATGCCAATCAGAGACAAATATCACATGAGGAAGAACCTGAACCAGATTATTTTACAGATATGGtgccaaaaattaaaaaacagaaaaaa GTGTTTATAGGAGGAAATAAGAATTCCAATAAATCATCCAATATGTTTGCAGTAAGTAATGATGGACCAATTGTTACA GGATCTGAATTAGGAGCATGGGATGATACTCAGACGACTGGATGGGAAGGGGAAGGAAATGAAGATTTATCAACTCAAGCTGATGCAGAATTAAGAGAAAAAAGACGAcaagaaagattatatcaaCAGCAAAAGAAAAAACAGGAACGAGACTCATCAAAAGGACTACGAAAAGACAAACACTTAACAGCAGTTAAATTATCCTAG